The sequence TCCAATTTCATCCTACAGCATTATTAATTCCAAATGCCCCTCGCTTTCTTATCTCTGAGGCTGTGCGTGGTGAAGGTGCACATTTAATCAACGCTAACGGTTCACGCTTTATGGATAAGATAGACGGGAAAGAGCTTGCTGCACGAGATATTGTGGCCCGAGGAATTTGGAAAGAAATGAATGAAAGCTCGGTTTATCTGGATTTTCGCCCTATTGGAGAGAGACGAATTCTTGAGAGATTCCCCAACATTTACAAGACCTGTTTGAAGTATGGTGTAGATGTATTAACAATGCCTTTGCCAGTTGCCCCGGCTGCTCACTATATGATGGGTGGGATTGCGACAAATTCATACGGTGAAACCAGTTTATCTCAGCTTTATGCAGCAGGAGAATGTGCTTGTAATGGAGTTCATGGAGCTAATCGGTTAGCAAGCAACTCTTTATTAGATGGACTTGTATTTGGTGCACGTATCGTTAAAAGAATAAGAGATAAGTTTGATGGTAAGCGACCTTGCTGGGAAGAGGTTGTGAGTCCAGAAGATAGTCAATGTGGAATTGAAGCTGGAACAAATATGTCTAAGATGTCAGGGGTGAGCTTGCGCAAGCAAATTCAAGACTTAATGTGGAGTCAGGTTGGTATTTTGAGGAATGAAGAGAGTCTCAAAGAGGCATCAAGGTTACTTGCGGCTTGGGAACGGGAGGTTTTATTAACTCCTTCCGTGGATGACTATGAAACTGTCAACATGTTGATAATTGGGGCAGCTATTGCTAAAGCGGCTTTGGATCGAAAAGAAAGCCGAGGGGGACATTTCCGTTCGGACTACCCCTTGCGGCTCGATCTTGATGGGTGGCAGAAGCACTCTCTTCAATGTAAGGAGGATAATTAT comes from Desulfosporosinus meridiei DSM 13257 and encodes:
- the nadB gene encoding L-aspartate oxidase produces the protein MGVLRRYLCPWSKSGVRVFESDVLVLGSGIAGLYTAIKASEYFQVTVLTKKTIKESNTEHAQGGIAVAIDEADSPTQHLQDTLKAGAGLCDPLTVKILVEEGVVCVEELMGMGAQFDYKNGELALTREGAHSQKRILHALGDSTGWEIERALVAKVKSTPEISTFEDRFVIDLLENVHGDIIGALVLNGETGELEGHLANAVVLATGGLGQVYSFTTNPNVATGDGMAVALRAGADLMDMEFVQFHPTALLIPNAPRFLISEAVRGEGAHLINANGSRFMDKIDGKELAARDIVARGIWKEMNESSVYLDFRPIGERRILERFPNIYKTCLKYGVDVLTMPLPVAPAAHYMMGGIATNSYGETSLSQLYAAGECACNGVHGANRLASNSLLDGLVFGARIVKRIRDKFDGKRPCWEEVVSPEDSQCGIEAGTNMSKMSGVSLRKQIQDLMWSQVGILRNEESLKEASRLLAAWEREVLLTPSVDDYETVNMLIIGAAIAKAALDRKESRGGHFRSDYPLRLDLDGWQKHSLQCKEDNYVRYISVSRAD